From one Danio rerio strain Tuebingen ecotype United States chromosome 19, GRCz12tu, whole genome shotgun sequence genomic stretch:
- the col11a2 gene encoding collagen alpha-2(XI) chain isoform X8: MDIRKKRRPWCMETSFVLLLCLSMAQADPVDVLRVLQLPSLPEGVQKVPGFCTSRLSGTPDHAYRITKKAQISAPTKQLFSGRFPENFSIMTLVKAKAGLQAFLLSIYNEQGVQQLGLELGRSPIFLYEDQHRKPAPEDYPLFKGVNLADGKWHRIAISVQKKNITLILDCKNRITKTLPRSNNPVLDTKGITVFGARLLDEEVFQGEIQQLLIASNPQAAYDFCEHYSPDCDSPLPKVQSQDPNTYDVDPAYSEADHTPTETDYYYTVEEEAAPQPESDLTGYDESINQVDETVPVEEMDATKTGGEVASQTPEEPFTEEYITSDFGMKEYDYSYKDYNEPIIESKTEDTLGPALSAVTEEGGASVRAIKGEKGEPAVLEPGMLIEGPPGPEGPAGLPGPSGPQGQPGSVGDPGERGPTGKAGLPGADGVPGPPGTSVMLPFRFGQSAGEKGPVASAQEAQAQAILSQARLALKGPSGPMGFTGRPGPLGTPGSPGFKGERGDPGAQGPRGPQGVSGPPGKAGRRGRAGADGARGMPGESGIKGDRGFDGLPGLPGDKGYRGQPGGMGPPGPHGEDGERGDDGDVGPRGLPGEPGPRGLLGPKGPSGLPGPPGVRGNDGPHGPKGNLGPQGEPGPPGQQGAPGTQGMPGPQGATGPPGEKGPTGKPGLPGMPGADGPPGHPGKEGPGGTKGNQGPNGPQGSIGYPGPRGLKGAQGIRGLKGHKGEKGEDGFPGIKGDFGVKGERGEVGVPGPRGEDGPEGPKGRVGPPGEIGPLGLLGEKGKLGVPGLPGYPGRQGIKGSLGFPGFPGTNGEKGTRGLIGKPGPRGQRGPTGPRGQRGPRGATGKSGAKGGSGSDGPPGPPGERGLTGPQGANGFPGPKGPPGPPGKDGLPGHPGQRGEVGFQGKVGPPGPPGVVGPHGPSGETGQMGERGHPGPPGPPGEQGLSGSSGKEGTKGDPGPPGGPGKDGPPGLRGFPGERGLPGTPGSGGLKGNEGPAGPPGPAGSSGERGGAGTAGPVGPPGRPGPQGPPGTSGEKGVPGEKGPVGPAGRDGIQGPVGLPGPAGPPGISGEDGDKGEVGEPGQKGAKGSKGEHGPPGPPGPMGPVGQPGAAGADGETGPRGQQGQFGAKGDEGTRGFPGPPGPIGLQGLPGPGGEKGETGDVGPLGPPGPPGPRGPAGPNGADGPQGPPGGLGNPGPIGEKGEPGESGPPGVGGEPGKLGPRGERGEKGESGQPGTPGPPGGKGPTGDDGPKGNPGPVGFPGDPGPPGEVGPRGQDGAKGDRGEDGEQGEAGSPGPTGENGPPGPPGKRGPAGTRGPEGRQGEKGSKGDSGALGPPGKTGPVGPQGQPGKPGTEGLRGLPGTVGEQGSPGAAGPKGPPGPLGPPGLAGLRGDPGAKGEKGHPGMLGLIGPAGEQGEKGDRGMPGPQGSTGPKGETGISGGTGPLGPAGPAGMPGPRGVKGAKGASGGAGPKGEKGVQGPPGPPGPPGDVIQPLPIQIPKKSKRSIDASKILSEADAEAADTTGSEFLTGNEGMEEIFGSLNSLRQEIESMRFPLGTKESPGRTCQDLHLSQPDLKDGEYWIDPNQGCARDSFKVYCNFTAGGETCLYPSKAVENVKMNSWIKEKPGSLFSQFAKGNKFSYVDSVGEAVGVVQLGFLRLLSVQARQNLTYHCQRSVAWTDQTTDGGYKRALRLQGANDEEISYETSPYIKALIDGCSYRKGLDRTVLEVNTPQVEQLPLLDIRISDFGEDNQKFGFEVGPVCFLG, encoded by the exons ATCCAGTAGATGTTTTGCGGGTGCTGCAGTTGCCTTCCCTTCCTGAAGGTGTGCAGAAGGTTCCGGGTTTCTGTACCTCCCGATTGTCTGGGACTCCTGATCATGCCTACCGCATCACTAAAAAAGCCCAGATCTCTGCCCCCACCAAACAGCTATTCTCAG GACGTTTCCCGGAGAACTTCTCCATCATGACTCTGGTAAAGGCCAAGGCTGGTCTTCAAGCCTTCCTGTTGTCCATCTATAATGAGCAGGGTGTGCAGCAGCTTGGGCTGGAGCTGGGACGCTCACCCATCTTCCTGTATGAGGACCAGCATCGCAAACCTGCCCCAGAGGACTACCCACTGTTCAAAGGCGTCAACCTGGCTGACGGCAA GTGGCACCGCATTGCCATTTCTGTGCAGAAGAAGAACATCACTCTGATCCTGGACTGCAAGAATCGCATCACCAAAACTCTGCCAAGGAGCAACAACCCAGTGTTGGACACCAAGGGCATCACTGTTTTTGGAGCCCGTCTCCTGGATGAGGAGGTTTTCCAG GGTGAGATCCAGCAGCTGCTGATCGCATCCAACCCTCAGGCCGCATATGACTTCTGTGAGCATTACAGCCCTGACTGCGACTCTCCTCTGCCCAAAGTCCAGTCCCAGGACCCAAACACCTAT GACGTAGATCCTGCTTACTCAGAGGCTGACCACACCCCCACAGAGACCGATTATTATTACACAGTAGAAGAAGAGGCGGCTCCACAGCCAGAGAGTGATCTGACTGGATATGACGAAAGCATTAACCAG GTCGACGAGACTGTCCCCGTTGAGGAAATGGATGCTACCAAGACAGGTGGTGAGGTGGCGTCTCAAACGCCAGAAGAGCCCTTCACTGAGGAGTACATTACAAGCGACTTTGGGATGAAGGAGTATGACTATTCCTACAAGGACTACAATGAGCCCATCATTGAGAGCAAGACGGAGGACACTCTAGGCCCTGCCCTGTCCGCTGTGACAGAGGAGGGGGGT GCCTCAGTGCGAGCCATTAAGGGAGAGAAGGGAGAGCCTGCTGTCCTTGAACCT GGCATGCTGATTGAAGGACCACCAGGACCAGAAGGACCAGCA GGTCTCCCTGGCCCCTCTGGCCCCCAAGGACAACCTGGTTCTGTTGGTGATCCTGGTGAGAGG GGTCCTACTGGTAAGGCTGGTCTACCTGGAGCAGATGGTGTTCCAGGACCTCCAGGAACCTCTGTCATGCTTCCT TTCCGCTTTGGACAGAGCGCTGGAGAGAAAGGACCTGTTGCCTCTGCACAGGAAGCCCAAGCTCAAGCCATTCTGTCTCAAGCTCGG CTTGCCCTGAAAGGACCATCCGGGCCAATGGGTTTCACTGGCCGTCCTGGacctttg GGAACACCTGGAAGTCCTGGCTTTAAGGGAGAAAGGGGGGACCCTGGTGCTCAG GGTCCTAGAGGTCCTCAGGGTGTGTCTGGTCCTCCTGGCAAAGCTGGTCGGAGG GGTCGCGCTGGTGCTGATGGAGCCAGAGGGATGCCAGGAGAGTCTGGAATTAAG gGTGACCGTGGTTTTGATGGCCTTCCTGGTTTGCCTGGTGACAAGGGTTATCGG GGTCAACCTGGAGGAATGGGACCCCCAGGACCACATGGAGAGGACGGAGAGAGG GGAGATGATGGAGATGTTGGACCCAGAGGTCTTCCTGGCGAACCT GGACCCCGTGGTTTGTTGGGGCCTAAAGGGCCTTCTGGACTTCCTGGACCTCCT GGTGTTCGTGGAAATGATGGTCCACATGGTCCAAAAGGAAACTTA GGACCACAAGGAGAGCCCGGTCCTCCAGGCCAGCAGGGGGCTCCAGGAACACAG GGAATGCCAGGTCCACAGGGTGCCACTGGACCACCAGGAGAGAAA GGACCCACAGGAAAGCCAGGTCTACCAGGAATGCCAGGAGCTGATGGTCCTCCC GGTCATCCCGGGAAGGAAGGTCCTGGTGGAACCAAAGGAAATCAA GGTCCTAATGGTCCTCAGGGCTCTATTGGCTATCCTGGCCCTCGGGGATTGAag GGAGCTCAAGGTATCCGTGGACTGAAAGGTCATAAAGGAGAGAAG ggaGAGGATGGATTCCCAGGAATTAAAGGAGACTTTGGTGTGAAGGGAGAGAGG GGAGAGGTGGGCGTGCCCGGCCCAAGAGGAGAAGATGGTCCTGAGGGGCCAAAGGGTCGCGTCGGACCCCCTGGTGAAATTGGTCCCCTCGGCCTGTTGGGAGAGAAG GGTAAACTTGgtgttcctggacttcctggataTCCTGGACGTCAAGGAATAAAG GGGTCCCTTGGTTTCCCAGGATTCCCTGGTACAAATGGCGAGAAGGGCACAAGG GGTTTGATTGGAAAACCTGGACCAAGAGGACAAAGAGGGCCGACA ggTCCTAGAGGGCAGAGAGGACCACGTGGGGCAACTGGGAAATCAGGTGCTAAG GGTGGATCAGGAAGTGACGGGCCTCCTGGACCACCAGGAGAGAGA ggGCTAACTGGACCTCAGGGTGCTAATGGATTCCCTGGGCCAAAGGGACCTCCC GGACCTCCAGGGAAAGATGGACTTCCTGGACACCCTGGACAGAGAGGCGAAGTC GGTTTCCAAGGCAAAGTTGGACCACCTGGCCCACCTGGAGTTGTTGGCCCACAC GGTCCCTCTGGTGAGACTGGTCAGATGGGTGAGCGTGGCCACCCTGGACCTCCAGGACCACCTGGTGAGCAAGGCCTTTCTGGCTCCTCTGGTAAAGAAGGAACCAAAGGAGATCCCGGTCCTCCTGGTGGCCCCGGTAAAGATGGACCCCCTGGACTTAGAGGATTCCCAGGAGAGAGAGGACTACCAGGAACTCCA GGTTCTGGAGGACTGAAAGGAAATGAAGGCCCTGCTGGACCACCTGGTCCTGCG GGTTCATCTGGGGAGAGAGGTGGTGCTGGCACTGCAGGCCCTGTCGGCCCACCTGGACGACCTGGACCTCAGGGACCCCCTGGAACTTCAGGTGAAAAGGGAGTACCA GGCGAGAAAGGTCCGGTTGGTCCAGCTGGTCGTGATGGCATCCAAGGCCCAGTTGGTCTCCCAGGCCCTGCCGGACCTCCAGGTATTTCTGGAGAAGATGGAGACAAG GGTGAGGTTGGAGAGCCAGGACAAAAGGGAGCTAAAGGGTCCAAAGGAGAACAT GGTCCTCCTGGTCCACCTGGGCCGATGGGTCCTGTTGGACAGCCTGGTGCAGCG GGTGCTGATGGTGAGACGGGTCCAAGAGGTCAACAGGGACAGTTTGGTGCCAAGGGAGATGAAGGCACAAGAGGTTTCCCTGGTCCCCCTGGCCCCATAGGATTGCAG GGTTTGCCAGGCCCAGGTGGAGAAAAGGGAGAGACAGGAGATGTTGGACCCTTG GGTCCTCCTGGTCCTCCAGGGCCGCGTGGTCCTGCTGGTCCTAATGGTGCTGAT GGTCCCCAAGGTCCTCCAGGAGGTTTGGGTAATCCAGGTCCCATAGGAGAGAAG GGTGAGCCTGGTGAATCTGGACCACCTGGTGTTGGTGGAGAGCCAGGAAAATTG GGCCCAAGAGGAGAGCGTGGTGAGAAGGGAGAGTCCGGGCAGCCTGGCACCCCTGGTCCTCCTGGAGGAAAGGGACCCACTGGAGATGACGGACCCAAAGGAAACCCT ggTCCTGTTGGATTCCCTGGTGATCCTGGACCCCCTGGTGAAGTTGGACCACGA GGTCAAGATGGTGCAAAGGGTGACAGAGGAGAGGATGGAGAACAAGGAGAAGCC GGCTCACCTGGACCTACTGGAGAGAACGGACCACCTGGACCTCCAGGAAAGAGA GGTCCTGCAGGCACAAGGGGACCGGAGGGCCGTCAAGGAGAGAAAGGAAGCAAG GGTGATTCAGGTGCTCTTGGTCCTCCCGGAAAAACTGGCCCTGTGGGGCCACAGGGACAACCCGGAAAACCAGGAACTGAGGGTCTAAGAGGGTTGCCTGGAACAGTG GGTGAGCAAGGTTCTCCAGGTGCTGCAGGCCCTAAAGGACCTCCTGGACCTCTG GGTCCTCCAGGTCTGGCTGGTCTTCGCGGTGATCCCGGTGCTAAAGGTGAGAAGGGACATCCAGGTATGCTCGGACTGATCGGGCCTGCTGGAGAACAAGGAGAGAAGGGAGACAGAGGCATGCCAGGACCACAGGGATCAACAGGACCCAAGGGAGAAACG ggtATATCTGGAGGAACTGGTCCACTTGGTCCTGCAGGTCCTGCTGGTATGCCT GGCCCGAGGGGTGTCAAAGGAGCTAAAGGTGCCAGT GGTGGGGCTGGTCCTAAAGGAGAAAAGGGTGTACAAGGACCACCAGGACCACCT GGTCCCCCTGGTGATGTCATCCAGCCGCTGCCCATTCAGATCCCCAAGAAGTCCAAGCGCTCCATCGACGCCAGTAAGATTCTGTCTGAGGCTGACGCTGAGGCTGCCGACACCACTGGCTCTGAGTTCCTGACTGGTAATGAAGGAATGGAGGAGATCTTCGGCTCACTTAATTCCCTGCGCCAGGAGATCGAGAGCATGCGCTTCCCATTGGGCACAAAGGAGAGCCCCGGCCGCACCTGCCAGGATCTCCATCTCAGCCAACCAGATCTGAAAGACG GCGAGTATTGGATTGATCCAAATCAAGGCTGTGCTCGCGACTCTTTCAAGGTTTACTGTAACTTCACTGCCGGCGGAGAGACCTGCCTGTATCCCAGCAAAGCAGTGGAGAAT GTAAAGATGAACTCTTGGATAAAGGAGAAGCCTGGGTCCTTGTTCAGTCAGTTTGCAAAGGGCAACAAG TTTTCATATGTAGACTCGGTTGGAGAGGCTGTGGGTGTTGTTCAGCTGGGCTTCTTGCGGCTGCTCAGTGTCCAGGCCAGACAGAACCTCACCTACCACTGCCAACGCTCGGTGGCCTGGACTGACCAAACCACCGACGGCGGATACAAGCGGGCGCTGCGTCTGCAGGGGGCCAATGATGAGGAGATCAGCTATGAGACTAGCCCATATATCAAAGCCCTCATCGACGGCTGCTCC TATCGTAAGGGTCTGGACAGGACGGTGCTGGAGGTGAACACACCTCAGGTGGAGCAGCTCCCTCTGCTGGACATCAGGATCTCAGACTTTGGGGAGGACAATCAGAAATTTGGTTTTGAAGTAGGACCTGTCTGTTTCCtgggataa
- the col11a2 gene encoding collagen alpha-2(XI) chain isoform X5: MDIRKKRRPWCMETSFVLLLCLSMAQADPVDVLRVLQLPSLPEGVQKVPGFCTSRLSGTPDHAYRITKKAQISAPTKQLFSGRFPENFSIMTLVKAKAGLQAFLLSIYNEQGVQQLGLELGRSPIFLYEDQHRKPAPEDYPLFKGVNLADGKWHRIAISVQKKNITLILDCKNRITKTLPRSNNPVLDTKGITVFGARLLDEEVFQGEIQQLLIASNPQAAYDFCEHYSPDCDSPLPKVQSQDPNTYHFDEEQDDYEYPYYYEGTTSVPPSPSKPPSVPAETLTEQAGKANNGKVTKQKTAPAAKPAPAKPAKSKPTPAPKTAKSKPTAAQLLISKIKPTPASKLAAKPKATPAPKNDKKKTNDNGKVNNGQTKVNGNGNGKSNGNGKDTNGKAKAGSNGKPNNNGNGNGKKTNGDAKINGNGPKTVKTVTKVASAKKSETPATKTVTGKPKAQVKAQPTKSKTDKTKANASPAKPKDTKAKAASVTQKPAVFKPTPVPLPRPSKTILDVNNVKSMSRNFPPFDKAVVSATTIKKKPTNGYQQASVRAIKGEKGEPAVLEPGMLIEGPPGPEGPAGLPGPSGPQGQPGSVGDPGERGPTGKAGLPGADGVPGPPGTSVMLPFRFGQSAGEKGPVASAQEAQAQAILSQARLALKGPSGPMGFTGRPGPLGTPGSPGFKGERGDPGAQGPRGPQGVSGPPGKAGRRGRAGADGARGMPGESGIKGDRGFDGLPGLPGDKGYRGQPGGMGPPGPHGEDGERGDDGDVGPRGLPGEPGPRGLLGPKGPSGLPGPPGVRGNDGPHGPKGNLGPQGEPGPPGQQGAPGTQGMPGPQGATGPPGEKGPTGKPGLPGMPGADGPPGHPGKEGPGGTKGNQGPNGPQGSIGYPGPRGLKGAQGIRGLKGHKGEKGEDGFPGIKGDFGVKGERGEVGVPGPRGEDGPEGPKGRVGPPGEIGPLGLLGEKGKLGVPGLPGYPGRQGIKGSLGFPGFPGTNGEKGTRGLIGKPGPRGQRGPTGPRGQRGPRGATGKSGAKGGSGSDGPPGPPGERGLTGPQGANGFPGPKGPPGPPGKDGLPGHPGQRGEVGFQGKVGPPGPPGVVGPHGPSGETGQMGERGHPGPPGPPGEQGLSGSSGKEGTKGDPGPPGGPGKDGPPGLRGFPGERGLPGTPGSGGLKGNEGPAGPPGPAGSSGERGGAGTAGPVGPPGRPGPQGPPGTSGEKGVPGEKGPVGPAGRDGIQGPVGLPGPAGPPGISGEDGDKGEVGEPGQKGAKGSKGEHGPPGPPGPMGPVGQPGAAGADGETGPRGQQGQFGAKGDEGTRGFPGPPGPIGLQGLPGPGGEKGETGDVGPLGPPGPPGPRGPAGPNGADGPQGPPGGLGNPGPIGEKGEPGESGPPGVGGEPGKLGPRGERGEKGESGQPGTPGPPGGKGPTGDDGPKGNPGPVGFPGDPGPPGEVGPRGQDGAKGDRGEDGEQGEAGSPGPTGENGPPGPPGKRGPAGTRGPEGRQGEKGSKGDSGALGPPGKTGPVGPQGQPGKPGTEGLRGLPGTVGEQGSPGAAGPKGPPGPLGPPGLAGLRGDPGAKGEKGHPGMLGLIGPAGEQGEKGDRGMPGPQGSTGPKGETGISGGTGPLGPAGPAGMPGPRGVKGAKGASGGAGPKGEKGVQGPPGPPGPPGDVIQPLPIQIPKKSKRSIDASKILSEADAEAADTTGSEFLTGNEGMEEIFGSLNSLRQEIESMRFPLGTKESPGRTCQDLHLSQPDLKDGEYWIDPNQGCARDSFKVYCNFTAGGETCLYPSKAVENVKMNSWIKEKPGSLFSQFAKGNKFSYVDSVGEAVGVVQLGFLRLLSVQARQNLTYHCQRSVAWTDQTTDGGYKRALRLQGANDEEISYETSPYIKALIDGCSYRKGLDRTVLEVNTPQVEQLPLLDIRISDFGEDNQKFGFEVGPVCFLG; encoded by the exons ATCCAGTAGATGTTTTGCGGGTGCTGCAGTTGCCTTCCCTTCCTGAAGGTGTGCAGAAGGTTCCGGGTTTCTGTACCTCCCGATTGTCTGGGACTCCTGATCATGCCTACCGCATCACTAAAAAAGCCCAGATCTCTGCCCCCACCAAACAGCTATTCTCAG GACGTTTCCCGGAGAACTTCTCCATCATGACTCTGGTAAAGGCCAAGGCTGGTCTTCAAGCCTTCCTGTTGTCCATCTATAATGAGCAGGGTGTGCAGCAGCTTGGGCTGGAGCTGGGACGCTCACCCATCTTCCTGTATGAGGACCAGCATCGCAAACCTGCCCCAGAGGACTACCCACTGTTCAAAGGCGTCAACCTGGCTGACGGCAA GTGGCACCGCATTGCCATTTCTGTGCAGAAGAAGAACATCACTCTGATCCTGGACTGCAAGAATCGCATCACCAAAACTCTGCCAAGGAGCAACAACCCAGTGTTGGACACCAAGGGCATCACTGTTTTTGGAGCCCGTCTCCTGGATGAGGAGGTTTTCCAG GGTGAGATCCAGCAGCTGCTGATCGCATCCAACCCTCAGGCCGCATATGACTTCTGTGAGCATTACAGCCCTGACTGCGACTCTCCTCTGCCCAAAGTCCAGTCCCAGGACCCAAACACCTAT CACTTTGATGAAGAGCAGGATGATTATGAATACCCCTATTATTATGAAGGAACTACCAGTGTCCCTCCCTCCCCATCCAAACCTCCCTCCGTCCCAGCCGAGACACTCACTGAACAG gCGGGCAAGGCAAACAATGGCAAAGTCACTAAGCAAAAAACTGCTCCAGCTGCAAAGCCTGCTCCAGctaaaccagctaaatccaagCCAACACCAGCACCCAAAACAGCAAAGAGCAAACCTACAGCAGCACAATTATTGATTTCAAAGATAAAACCTACTCCTGCTTCTAAACTAGCAGCTAAACCAAAAGCAACTCCAGCACCAAAGAATGACAAAAAGAAGACCAACGACAATGGAAAGGTCAATAATGGTCAAACTAAAGTAAATGGAAATGGTAATGGCAAGAGCAATGGAAATGGTAAAGACACTAATGGGAAGGCTAAGGCTGGCAGCAATGGTAAACCCAATAACAACGGCAACggcaatggaaaaaaaacaaacggaGATGCTAAAATTAATGGCAATGGCCCGAAAACAGTAAAGACTGTGACCAAAGTAGCATCAGCCAAGAAGTCAGAAACACCCGCTACGAAAACTGTAACAGGAAAACCTAAAGCGCAGGTCAAAGCACAACCAACCAAAAGCAAGACAGACAAAACGAAAGCCAATGCGTCCCCCGCAAAACCAAAAGACACCAAAGCCAAAGCAGCCTCCGTCACTCAAAAACCTGCTGTTTTCAAACCCACCCCCGTGCCTTTGCCTCGACCTTCAAAAACCATCCTCGATGTCAATAACGTCAAATCAATGTCCAGAAATTTCCCACCCTTCGACAAGGCTGTTGTGAGTGCCACCACCATCAAGAAGAAACCGACCAATGGTTACCAACAG GCCTCAGTGCGAGCCATTAAGGGAGAGAAGGGAGAGCCTGCTGTCCTTGAACCT GGCATGCTGATTGAAGGACCACCAGGACCAGAAGGACCAGCA GGTCTCCCTGGCCCCTCTGGCCCCCAAGGACAACCTGGTTCTGTTGGTGATCCTGGTGAGAGG GGTCCTACTGGTAAGGCTGGTCTACCTGGAGCAGATGGTGTTCCAGGACCTCCAGGAACCTCTGTCATGCTTCCT TTCCGCTTTGGACAGAGCGCTGGAGAGAAAGGACCTGTTGCCTCTGCACAGGAAGCCCAAGCTCAAGCCATTCTGTCTCAAGCTCGG CTTGCCCTGAAAGGACCATCCGGGCCAATGGGTTTCACTGGCCGTCCTGGacctttg GGAACACCTGGAAGTCCTGGCTTTAAGGGAGAAAGGGGGGACCCTGGTGCTCAG GGTCCTAGAGGTCCTCAGGGTGTGTCTGGTCCTCCTGGCAAAGCTGGTCGGAGG GGTCGCGCTGGTGCTGATGGAGCCAGAGGGATGCCAGGAGAGTCTGGAATTAAG gGTGACCGTGGTTTTGATGGCCTTCCTGGTTTGCCTGGTGACAAGGGTTATCGG GGTCAACCTGGAGGAATGGGACCCCCAGGACCACATGGAGAGGACGGAGAGAGG GGAGATGATGGAGATGTTGGACCCAGAGGTCTTCCTGGCGAACCT GGACCCCGTGGTTTGTTGGGGCCTAAAGGGCCTTCTGGACTTCCTGGACCTCCT GGTGTTCGTGGAAATGATGGTCCACATGGTCCAAAAGGAAACTTA GGACCACAAGGAGAGCCCGGTCCTCCAGGCCAGCAGGGGGCTCCAGGAACACAG GGAATGCCAGGTCCACAGGGTGCCACTGGACCACCAGGAGAGAAA GGACCCACAGGAAAGCCAGGTCTACCAGGAATGCCAGGAGCTGATGGTCCTCCC GGTCATCCCGGGAAGGAAGGTCCTGGTGGAACCAAAGGAAATCAA GGTCCTAATGGTCCTCAGGGCTCTATTGGCTATCCTGGCCCTCGGGGATTGAag GGAGCTCAAGGTATCCGTGGACTGAAAGGTCATAAAGGAGAGAAG ggaGAGGATGGATTCCCAGGAATTAAAGGAGACTTTGGTGTGAAGGGAGAGAGG GGAGAGGTGGGCGTGCCCGGCCCAAGAGGAGAAGATGGTCCTGAGGGGCCAAAGGGTCGCGTCGGACCCCCTGGTGAAATTGGTCCCCTCGGCCTGTTGGGAGAGAAG GGTAAACTTGgtgttcctggacttcctggataTCCTGGACGTCAAGGAATAAAG GGGTCCCTTGGTTTCCCAGGATTCCCTGGTACAAATGGCGAGAAGGGCACAAGG GGTTTGATTGGAAAACCTGGACCAAGAGGACAAAGAGGGCCGACA ggTCCTAGAGGGCAGAGAGGACCACGTGGGGCAACTGGGAAATCAGGTGCTAAG GGTGGATCAGGAAGTGACGGGCCTCCTGGACCACCAGGAGAGAGA ggGCTAACTGGACCTCAGGGTGCTAATGGATTCCCTGGGCCAAAGGGACCTCCC GGACCTCCAGGGAAAGATGGACTTCCTGGACACCCTGGACAGAGAGGCGAAGTC GGTTTCCAAGGCAAAGTTGGACCACCTGGCCCACCTGGAGTTGTTGGCCCACAC GGTCCCTCTGGTGAGACTGGTCAGATGGGTGAGCGTGGCCACCCTGGACCTCCAGGACCACCTGGTGAGCAAGGCCTTTCTGGCTCCTCTGGTAAAGAAGGAACCAAAGGAGATCCCGGTCCTCCTGGTGGCCCCGGTAAAGATGGACCCCCTGGACTTAGAGGATTCCCAGGAGAGAGAGGACTACCAGGAACTCCA GGTTCTGGAGGACTGAAAGGAAATGAAGGCCCTGCTGGACCACCTGGTCCTGCG GGTTCATCTGGGGAGAGAGGTGGTGCTGGCACTGCAGGCCCTGTCGGCCCACCTGGACGACCTGGACCTCAGGGACCCCCTGGAACTTCAGGTGAAAAGGGAGTACCA GGCGAGAAAGGTCCGGTTGGTCCAGCTGGTCGTGATGGCATCCAAGGCCCAGTTGGTCTCCCAGGCCCTGCCGGACCTCCAGGTATTTCTGGAGAAGATGGAGACAAG GGTGAGGTTGGAGAGCCAGGACAAAAGGGAGCTAAAGGGTCCAAAGGAGAACAT GGTCCTCCTGGTCCACCTGGGCCGATGGGTCCTGTTGGACAGCCTGGTGCAGCG GGTGCTGATGGTGAGACGGGTCCAAGAGGTCAACAGGGACAGTTTGGTGCCAAGGGAGATGAAGGCACAAGAGGTTTCCCTGGTCCCCCTGGCCCCATAGGATTGCAG GGTTTGCCAGGCCCAGGTGGAGAAAAGGGAGAGACAGGAGATGTTGGACCCTTG GGTCCTCCTGGTCCTCCAGGGCCGCGTGGTCCTGCTGGTCCTAATGGTGCTGAT GGTCCCCAAGGTCCTCCAGGAGGTTTGGGTAATCCAGGTCCCATAGGAGAGAAG GGTGAGCCTGGTGAATCTGGACCACCTGGTGTTGGTGGAGAGCCAGGAAAATTG GGCCCAAGAGGAGAGCGTGGTGAGAAGGGAGAGTCCGGGCAGCCTGGCACCCCTGGTCCTCCTGGAGGAAAGGGACCCACTGGAGATGACGGACCCAAAGGAAACCCT ggTCCTGTTGGATTCCCTGGTGATCCTGGACCCCCTGGTGAAGTTGGACCACGA GGTCAAGATGGTGCAAAGGGTGACAGAGGAGAGGATGGAGAACAAGGAGAAGCC GGCTCACCTGGACCTACTGGAGAGAACGGACCACCTGGACCTCCAGGAAAGAGA GGTCCTGCAGGCACAAGGGGACCGGAGGGCCGTCAAGGAGAGAAAGGAAGCAAG GGTGATTCAGGTGCTCTTGGTCCTCCCGGAAAAACTGGCCCTGTGGGGCCACAGGGACAACCCGGAAAACCAGGAACTGAGGGTCTAAGAGGGTTGCCTGGAACAGTG GGTGAGCAAGGTTCTCCAGGTGCTGCAGGCCCTAAAGGACCTCCTGGACCTCTG GGTCCTCCAGGTCTGGCTGGTCTTCGCGGTGATCCCGGTGCTAAAGGTGAGAAGGGACATCCAGGTATGCTCGGACTGATCGGGCCTGCTGGAGAACAAGGAGAGAAGGGAGACAGAGGCATGCCAGGACCACAGGGATCAACAGGACCCAAGGGAGAAACG ggtATATCTGGAGGAACTGGTCCACTTGGTCCTGCAGGTCCTGCTGGTATGCCT GGCCCGAGGGGTGTCAAAGGAGCTAAAGGTGCCAGT GGTGGGGCTGGTCCTAAAGGAGAAAAGGGTGTACAAGGACCACCAGGACCACCT GGTCCCCCTGGTGATGTCATCCAGCCGCTGCCCATTCAGATCCCCAAGAAGTCCAAGCGCTCCATCGACGCCAGTAAGATTCTGTCTGAGGCTGACGCTGAGGCTGCCGACACCACTGGCTCTGAGTTCCTGACTGGTAATGAAGGAATGGAGGAGATCTTCGGCTCACTTAATTCCCTGCGCCAGGAGATCGAGAGCATGCGCTTCCCATTGGGCACAAAGGAGAGCCCCGGCCGCACCTGCCAGGATCTCCATCTCAGCCAACCAGATCTGAAAGACG GCGAGTATTGGATTGATCCAAATCAAGGCTGTGCTCGCGACTCTTTCAAGGTTTACTGTAACTTCACTGCCGGCGGAGAGACCTGCCTGTATCCCAGCAAAGCAGTGGAGAAT GTAAAGATGAACTCTTGGATAAAGGAGAAGCCTGGGTCCTTGTTCAGTCAGTTTGCAAAGGGCAACAAG TTTTCATATGTAGACTCGGTTGGAGAGGCTGTGGGTGTTGTTCAGCTGGGCTTCTTGCGGCTGCTCAGTGTCCAGGCCAGACAGAACCTCACCTACCACTGCCAACGCTCGGTGGCCTGGACTGACCAAACCACCGACGGCGGATACAAGCGGGCGCTGCGTCTGCAGGGGGCCAATGATGAGGAGATCAGCTATGAGACTAGCCCATATATCAAAGCCCTCATCGACGGCTGCTCC TATCGTAAGGGTCTGGACAGGACGGTGCTGGAGGTGAACACACCTCAGGTGGAGCAGCTCCCTCTGCTGGACATCAGGATCTCAGACTTTGGGGAGGACAATCAGAAATTTGGTTTTGAAGTAGGACCTGTCTGTTTCCtgggataa